One genomic segment of Mytilus trossulus isolate FHL-02 chromosome 4, PNRI_Mtr1.1.1.hap1, whole genome shotgun sequence includes these proteins:
- the LOC134715389 gene encoding GTP-binding protein Rit1-like: protein MNSSNHHGDNSKPREYKIVILGDGGIGKSALVIQFVYHRFLDYHDPTIEDSYQKQARIDGEPALLDILDTAGQPEFNTMREQYMRKGEGFILCYSITDRRSYDEMLTYKKLINQVRCRDDIPVILVGNKCDLHEKRKVTPDEGIALSHQFKCPFYETSAVTRQCVDDIFLSLIREIRNVERENSDDKPKEHRRGKGLRTFIKKLNPFKQTRQS, encoded by the exons ATGAATTCAAGTAATCACCACGGTGACAATTCTAAACCGAGAGAatataaaattgtcattttaggCGATGGTGGAATCGGAAAAAGTG CTCTTGTGATACAGTTTGTATACCACAGATTTCTTGACTACCATGATCCAACAATag AGGATTCATATCAGAAACAGGCCAGGATAGATGGAGAGCCAGCTCTGTTGGATATTCTAGATACGGCTGGACAg CCTGAATTTAACACAATGAGGGAACAGTATATGAGAAAAGGAGAAGgttttatattatgttattCTATTACTGATAGGAGAAGTTATGATGAAATGTTAACTTATAAGAAACTGATCAATCAAGTGAGGTGTAGAGATGATATACCAGTTATTCTAGTCGGAAACAAATGTGATCTTCATGAAAAgagaaag gttaCACCAGATGAAGGGATTGCTTTATCTCATCAATTTAAGTGTCCATTTTATGAAACTTCAGCAGTTACAAGACAGTGTGTAGATGACATATTTCTCTCACTTATAAGAGAGATTCGAAATGTAGAGAGGGAAAATTCTGATGACAAACCAAAGGAGCACAGACGTGGGAAAGGACTTAGAACATTCATCAAAAAGTTAAACCCATTCAAACAGACCCGTCAATCATAG